The segment AGAAAGAGTTTTCTTCAATTTGTCCCCCTGAGACCTTGGTACGTACTTGAGACCTGCTACGTAGTTCTTTGTGATGAAAGAGATTCCATCCACCACGAACACGTGAACTGAAATCCGAGTCCTACCCCAGACCGAAGCTACCATCCTGTGGGTGCATACTGCAAAGTAAATCCAAACCCGTTACAAAGGATTAATCCCCCGTCTATCTGTCCGGCCCGCAGCTTTCCGATTGAGTCGGGAGTATTACGCGGTCCACGGATTGGATGGTCGGGGTCACCACTACCTCGGGCTGGCTGTTCTGGACGATCTTTCCAAAAGTGAATTCCACGGTACTGCTTTGTCCAGGCGCCAGCCGGACAGAGAGGGTGCCGACGGGTCGCTCGTCGTGGCGCTGCGCGCCAAACGGGACGTTTTTCCCATCCTGAGTGGCTGTTTCGACGTAGGCTTGGGAAGGACCGTAGGCAATCACGTTGCTTTGCGCGGTACCTGCCGGCACTCCATAGGATCCCCCACCGGTAACGTACGCCGGCAATGAGGTTGCCGCATCTGTGGGAGCGGTGTTCGTGCTGGTGATCCGAACCTTGACGATCCCATAACCGCCGGGAGCAGTGCACTGCTGGATGAGCTGAACAGTGCGGTTCACGTAGTAGTCCATTTTGGCGCCCGTGCCGTCATTGAAGTAGGCGCCAAACTGGGCTGCAGGCACGCTGGGGCCGGAAATTGAGCCGCTGAGCGTGTATTTCGCGAGAGTTGTCTGTTCTGCCGTATCCGATGACCAGAGCAGAACCCGGTGTTCTTCCACGCCCTTTCCGACGCCGGCAAGCAGGCTTTTCGCATTGCCCTTGCCCGAGGTGAAAGCGCCAAAGATCTCCCTCGCCACAGCAGCGAAATAGACGTCCTGCTGTTTTGGATCCTTGATTTGGGCGTAGACATCCGAAAGCAGCGTTTTCACCACGTTCTTTCCGGAGAGTTGAGTCGGCAGTTTCCCGGAGTTCAGCGCCTGTACCTGTGGATCTTGAAGCGTGACTGGTCCCGTGGCGTCCAGTATGTAGCCGAGGGCCACCGGGTCGATCGAGACCACACCGTCGAGCTTTTCGCCCTTCTTCTGTTCCCACATCGTTAGCGCCGTGACTGCGGAAGTGGGGAAATCCGGGGTGAAGTTGACATCCTGCATGAAAGTGCCCATGCGGGAGCTGTAGATGCGCTCCTGTTCGGCGTCTACGGATACCGCTGGATTGAAGGCTCCGAGTTCGGTAGCGCTGCTTTCAGTAGAAAGGCTGAGCTTGCCTTTGTCCGCGGTAAGGACCACCAGGGCGCCCGGGATCCCTCCGGTGGCTCGGGCCTCGGCGTTGTTCTGTACGAGCAGCAGGTAGTGCCGCGGCTTGTCCGAGCCCAACATGGCCGGGGCGAGGCCCGCAGCGTCAGACGCCGTGTCGAGCTCGTCTACCACGGAACTAAGTTGTTGCCGCGCCTGTGTCAAGGGTCCCGCAATCTGGGGGAGCAAGCTGCCAGCATCGATCGCGTTGAGGCGTTCGGCTGAAGAGCGCACAACGTTTGCGGCGGAGGCCACTGCAGGTGCGGCTTTCTGGATTGGATTCAAGTCAGTGCCGTTGCCGCTGGGCACTAACTTGTCCCAGTTGAGGGAGTCGTACACCTTTACCAAGGGGGCCACGCTAAGCGTGGCTACGTCGTCCGCTGAGCGGGCTATTTCGGTGGTGGCGGAGAAATTCGCGCCCAGCCATGGCATGGCCGAAGCTAAGGACCAGAGTGGATCCGAGGCCGCTTCGCGGGCAGATGCGGTGTGGTCCCTCAGCTCGTCGGCAACCGCAGTGGCATCTGCGGGCCGGTTCTGGAGGATGCTCTCTTTGAGTTTGGGCACCAGCTGTGTGGATGACCAAAGCTCTGTCTTGATCGTGGAGGCCTTGGCACTGAGCCAAAGGACGGCGGCTCCGCCGAGCACCAGAACGGCTACGAGGCATATTCCGGCGGTCAAGAACCGACGACGGCGCTTTCTGGCGACCGATTGTGGGCCATCCTGGAGCGACCCGGGTTCATCCGCGATGCTCTCCTCACGTTCGGTGTCAGTCACGTCTATGGCCTTCCAAGTCCGCGGAACTGCCATCCGGCGGCGCGCCATTTGGCGGCATCCAGGACG is part of the Arthrobacter methylotrophus genome and harbors:
- a CDS encoding DUF4012 domain-containing protein, translating into MTDTEREESIADEPGSLQDGPQSVARKRRRRFLTAGICLVAVLVLGGAAVLWLSAKASTIKTELWSSTQLVPKLKESILQNRPADATAVADELRDHTASAREAASDPLWSLASAMPWLGANFSATTEIARSADDVATLSVAPLVKVYDSLNWDKLVPSGNGTDLNPIQKAAPAVASAANVVRSSAERLNAIDAGSLLPQIAGPLTQARQQLSSVVDELDTASDAAGLAPAMLGSDKPRHYLLLVQNNAEARATGGIPGALVVLTADKGKLSLSTESSATELGAFNPAVSVDAEQERIYSSRMGTFMQDVNFTPDFPTSAVTALTMWEQKKGEKLDGVVSIDPVALGYILDATGPVTLQDPQVQALNSGKLPTQLSGKNVVKTLLSDVYAQIKDPKQQDVYFAAVAREIFGAFTSGKGNAKSLLAGVGKGVEEHRVLLWSSDTAEQTTLAKYTLSGSISGPSVPAAQFGAYFNDGTGAKMDYYVNRTVQLIQQCTAPGGYGIVKVRITSTNTAPTDAATSLPAYVTGGGSYGVPAGTAQSNVIAYGPSQAYVETATQDGKNVPFGAQRHDERPVGTLSVRLAPGQSSTVEFTFGKIVQNSQPEVVVTPTIQSVDRVILPTQSESCGPDR